One genomic segment of Gemmatimonadota bacterium includes these proteins:
- the rplF gene encoding 50S ribosomal protein L6: MSRIGKKPVPIPPGVTVRVDGSIVVIKGPRGELSRTFRPEMRIRNADGRLTVERPSDAKAHRALHGLTRALLANMVQGVTTGFRKALEIVGVGYRAEKRGKNLVLSVGYSHIVEYPEPEGIVISAPSPTTIVIEGVDKQKVGQVAAEIRAVRPPEPYKGKGIRYQGEQVRRKAGKTGAK, translated from the coding sequence ATGTCCCGCATAGGAAAGAAGCCGGTCCCGATCCCGCCCGGAGTTACCGTTCGCGTGGACGGCTCCATCGTCGTCATCAAGGGGCCCAGAGGTGAGCTCAGCCGGACGTTCCGTCCCGAGATGCGCATCAGGAATGCGGACGGGCGGCTGACGGTCGAGCGCCCCTCGGATGCCAAGGCGCACCGCGCCCTGCACGGCCTGACCCGCGCGCTCCTGGCCAACATGGTGCAGGGCGTCACGACCGGCTTCCGCAAGGCGCTCGAGATCGTGGGGGTGGGCTACCGCGCCGAGAAGCGCGGCAAGAACCTGGTGCTCAGCGTGGGCTATTCGCACATCGTCGAATACCCCGAGCCGGAAGGCATCGTGATCTCGGCTCCCAGCCCGACCACCATCGTCATCGAGGGCGTTGATAAGCAGAAGGTCGGGCAGGTCGCCGCAGAGATCCGCGCCGTCCGGCCACCCGAGCCGTACAAGGGCAAGGGCATCCGCTACCAGGGCGAACAGGTCCGGCGCAAGGCGGGCAAGACGGGAGCCAAGTAA
- the rpsH gene encoding 30S ribosomal protein S8, with translation MMTDPIADMLARIRNAGQAGHKRVDVPVSKLKTEIARILKENHFIHDYKVLEDGRHGVLRLYLKYYQERPVIRDMTRVSRPGRRAYSSVPELPRVRAGMGMAIVSTSQGVMSDKEARARNVGGEVLALVW, from the coding sequence ATGATGACGGACCCCATTGCCGACATGCTGGCACGCATCCGCAACGCCGGTCAGGCGGGGCACAAGCGGGTGGATGTCCCGGTCTCGAAGCTCAAGACGGAGATCGCCAGGATCCTCAAGGAGAACCATTTCATTCACGACTACAAGGTGCTGGAGGACGGCCGCCACGGCGTCCTGCGCCTGTACCTTAAGTACTATCAGGAGCGGCCCGTGATCCGGGACATGACGCGCGTGTCCCGGCCCGGGCGGCGGGCGTATTCCAGCGTCCCGGAGCTACCCCGCGTGCGGGCGGGCATGGGTATGGCCATTGTCTCGACCTCGCAGGGGGTGATGTCGGACAAGGAGGCCAGGGCCCGAAACGTGGGCGGCGAAGTCCTGGCACTGGTCTGGTGA
- a CDS encoding type Z 30S ribosomal protein S14 produces the protein MARKAMIEKSQRKPKFPVRQHNRCARCGRARAFLRKFGLCRICFREMALSGEIPGVRKASW, from the coding sequence ATGGCCAGAAAGGCAATGATCGAGAAGTCGCAGAGGAAGCCCAAGTTCCCGGTCCGCCAGCACAATCGTTGCGCCCGCTGCGGCCGCGCACGGGCGTTCCTGCGGAAATTCGGGCTGTGCCGGATCTGCTTCCGCGAGATGGCGCTGAGTGGCGAGATCCCGGGGGTGCGCAAGGCGAGCTGGTGA